The genomic stretch GGGATATTACCGGTTTTGCGGCTGCCACATACCTCCGGGGGATCCCTTTCGTGCAGGTTCCAACCACCCTGCTATCCCAGGTCGACAGCTCTGTCGGTGGGAAAACAGCGATCAATCACCCTCTGGGCAAAAATCTGATCGGGGCTTTCTATCAGCCTGTCCACGTTCATATTGACGTGGAAACTCTGGGCTCCTTACCAGAACGTGAATTCTCCGCCGGCCTGGCCGAGGTGGTTAAATACGGCGTCATCCGGGATGACACGTTTTTTGAATGGCTTTGCGCTCACAGAGACAGGCTCTTAAACCAAGACCCTTCGGCGCTCATTCACGCTGTAAAGAGGTCTTGCCAAATCAAGGCGGATGTTGTAGAAGTTGATGAAAAAGAAAGCACCTTAAGGGCTATACTTAATTTTGGACACACGTTCGGACACGCGGTCGAGACGCTGACAGGGTATGGCACCTATCGCCATGGAGAGGCGGTTTCGATCGGAATGGTATTCGCGTCCGAGATTGCCATGTCTCTCGGGCTCTGCACCCGTCAGGACGTGCAGGCCATCAAAAACCTGTTGGTTGGCTTCAGGCTGCCAGTCTCCTTCCCAGCGTTTTCAATTGAACAATATCTTCAGGCCATGGGACGGGACAAGAAAGTCAAGCAGGGGGTTCTGCGCATGGTGCTCAACAAGGGGATAGGGGATTGTCTGGTTAGAGATGTTCCCGACCCGGAGGCCCTTTTCGCCCCTCTTTTGAATAACTTGTCAGAAGGTTAGGTATCGCGCATGTCAAACAGCTCTCCCGCCTCCACCCTTCTTGGAAAAATAGCAACCTATACCGAAATTCTGTCTCGCGACCCGAAGTCCACGGTCTTTGTGCCCTTGGCCGATGCGTACCGCAGCATGGGAATGCTCGATGATGCGCTCGATATTGCTCTGCAGGGTACTCTTTCGCAACCCTTGTATCCGGCCGGGTTTCTTGCCCTGGGGCGTATTCAGGTAGAGAAGGGACACTTGGGCGATGCGCGGCAATCTTTTGAAAAAGCTTTGGCCATCGAATCTGAAAACATGGAGGCGATCAACGAGCTCGTCCGAACCTGCCGGCTCCTAGGAGAAGAAAATCTGGCCCTGCGTTGGCAGCAAAAAGCCGCCTCCCTGGTTACAGAGGATGAGGACGTAAAAGGGGAGGAGGCTAATCGAGCCGCCATCGAGCCTTCGCCGGTGGTGTCCTCCGGAGCCGCCGAAAATGCGGCTGATAGGGGAGTGGAACCGATCACCACCGCCACCATCGCCGAAATTTATATTCGGCAGGGATTTTTGCAACGGGCTCTGAAGGTCTATCGTGACCTGCTACGGGCAGACCCCCAGAATACGGTTGTCAAACAGAAGCTCACCGATCTGCAACAACGCATTCTGGAGACTGAAGGGGGCACTGCCGAAAAGGCTGTCCTGACGCCGCCTTTGAAAGATGCGTCGCTTACCCATGCCGTTCCGCCCGAGGTGGAGAATCTTATATCACCCCCATCGGCCGAGCCTTCGCGGCGTCCCGATTTGCTTGCGGTCTTAAACGGCTGGCTGGAATCGATTCACAGGAGGAAAATGGATGTTCGCTGAGATGCTGCAGGGAATCGTGGAGAAGACTCCTGGCGGCGTAGGCGCCGTCCTGATGGGCTATGACGGCATCGCCATCGACCAGTATTTTCTACCCATTGAAGATGTCGACCTGCAGCTGGTTTCCGTGGAATATGCCAATATCCTGAAAGAAATCCGCAAGACGATTGAGGTGCTTGGTACGGGGGCCATGGAAGAAGTGGTTATCAGGACTTCCCAGTTTTATGTCATTTTGCGCTCTGTTGGGCAGGATTATTTTGTGGCGCTGACGGTAGGGTCTGATGGCAACTTTGGCAAAGGGCGCTACCTCCTTATGAAAGAGACGCCCAGATTTCTGGAAGCTCTTCAATAAAGGCCCTTTATGACCTTTCTTGTATTGCACGGCCCCAATCTCAATCTTCTCGGTTCCCGCGAACCGGAAGTGTACGGTCATGAGACCCTTGAAGATATCAATCGACAACTGACCGATCTCGGGCGGGAGCTGGGCGTTAACCTCGTTTTCTTTCAGTCCAATCACGAAGGGGCTCTTATCGATCGCATTCACGCCGCCCGGACCGAAGGGATAGCCGGGATGGTCATCAACCCCGGGGGGCTGACCCATACCAGTGTCGCTCTTCGTGATGCCATTGCGGCAGTGGCGATCCCAACAGTGGAGGTTCATCTCTCCAATGTCCATGCGCGAGAGGAATTCAGGCGGCATTCGTATGTGGCCCCTGTCGTTCTCGGGCAGATCGCCGGCTTAGGGGCCTTTGGCTACCAGTTGGCTGTTCGCGGACTTTTAGCGAGACTGAAATAGATAGTTATTGAGGGTAAAAGCCCATTATGGTACAAGACAGAACCGCCTCCGCTCAGACTATTTTGGCGGGATACAAGCTGGATGCCCTGCTTTTTACCGGGGCAGCCAATGTTCGCTATCACTCGGGCTTTACCGGGTCGGACGGTGTTTTGGTCCTCACCCGCGAAAAAACCTGTTTCCTTACCGATTCTCGTTATACCTCTCAGGCCCGGCAGCAGGTTGTGGCGAAGGAGGTGAGAGAATACCGGCTCAAGGCAGATGGTGTGACATCCTTTCTTGCATCCGAAGGATGCCGCCGGGTTGGTTTTGAGGCAGAGGCGATGACCTGCGCTGAACTCCAGCGCCTGAAGGAAAGCAACCCTGCCCTGGAATGGATTCCTCTCGGGAAGGAACTTCGAGACCTGCGGGCGACCAAAAAGGATGACGAAGTAGTTTTCATTGAAAAAGCCGCCACTATTGCCGCTGAGGCTTTTTTTGAGATACAGCCCCAGATAAAGCCGGGCGTTTCCGAAAGGGATGTCGCCCTGGCCTTGGAATTTGCTATGCGACGCCTGGGAGGGGAGGATCGATCCTTTGACCTGATCGTCGCTTCCGGCCTTCGTGGGGCATTGCCCCATGGAGTCGCTTCGGATAAGGTGATTGCCGAAGGGGATCTCGTTACCATCGATTTTGGCACCCGCCTTAACGGCTACCATTCCGATGAGACGGTCACGCTGGCTGTCGGTGAGGTGTCGTCCGAGCTGCGAGACATTTACGATATTGTCCTGGAGGCCCATGACAGGGCCATGCAGCTGGTGCGTCCGGGGGTACGGCTTCAAGATGTCGACGCGGCGGCGCGAGGGCATATTCAGGCCCATGGTTATGGGGATTGTTTCGGGCACGGCTTAGGGCACGGCGTCGGCCTGCAGGTTCATGAGGCACCAACGCTGTCGTCGCGAAGTGATGACGTGGCGGTGGAAGGCATGGTATTTACCATCGAACCGGGCATATATCTGCCCGGAACAGGCGGTGTTCGCATTGAGGATATGGTGCTGGTGACCAGGGATGGCTACCGCACCCTGACCAAAATACCCAAAGGCTATACTGTTCTGCCCTGCTGAGAGGGGTGGGGCATATCAATTGTACAGAGGGTGGGCTTTCTTGAGCCATTCCGTTGTTTCACGAAAGATAACAGGAGGATATAAATGGATATCAAAGATCTTAAAACACTGATCAAGATGGTCACGGAAACGGATATCACCGAATTTGAAATGGAGAACACGGAAGAAAAGATTTCCATCCGCCGTGGCAAGACCCAGGAGATCGTTCATGTGACCGCTCCGGCTCAAATGGCTGCGCCGGCCATGGCGGCTGCGCCTGTCATGCAGGCTCCAGCCGCCCCCGCCCCGGCGGCTGCGCCGGCAGCCCCGGCGGCTGGACCGGCCCTCGGTGAGCGGCAGGAGATCATCAACTCTCCCATCGTCGGTACCTTCTACCGGGCGCCGTCCCCGGAATCGGCGGCGTATGTCGAGGTCGGCTCCGTAGTCGAAAAAGGACAGGTCTTCTGCATTGTGGAAGCCATGAAGCTGATGAACGAGATCGAGGCAGACTTTAAATGCAAGGTCATCGAAATTCTCAAAGAGAACGCTCAGCCTGTGGAATTCGGAGACCCTCTCTTTGTGGTCGAGAAGCTCTAATTTTCGACAGAGCACTCCAAGGGCGGCCGCCTTTCGTTGGCTGACTCTTTCGAATTATCGAAGCATTTATAGGAGTAGATGAATCCATGTTTCACAAGGTCCTGATCGCTAACCGCGGAGAGATCGCCCTGCGCATCATCCGCGCCTGCAAGGAAATGGGGATCAAAACCGTTGCGGTCCATTCGACGGCTGACCACGAGGCCCTGCACGTCAAAATGGCCGACGAGAGTATCTGCATCGGTCCGGCGCCGAGCTCGGAAAGCTATCTGAACATGCAGGCCATTATCAGCGCCGCCGAGGTCACCGATGCCGAGGCCATTCATCCCGGCTATGGCTTTTTGTCGGAAAACGCTGAGTTTGCTGAAATCTGTGCCAACTGCGGCATCACCTTCATCGGACCCACCCCCGAAAACATGCGGCGCATGGGGGATAAAATCCGGGCGCGGCAGACTGTGACCGAGGCCGGCGTCCCCATTCTGCCTGGCACCAAAGAGGGCGTCTTTTCCGTTGAAGAAGCCAAGCGCATTGCCGATGAGATCGGTTACCCGGTTATCATCAAGGCGACCGCCGGTGGTGGTGGTCGCGGCATGAAGGTGGTGCATTCGCCGGCTTCTTTGGGCAATGCCTTCGCGGCGGCCCGTTCCGAGGCCCAGGCCGGATTTGGCAATCCTGATGTTTACATCGAAAAGTTCTGTGAAAAGCCGCGCCACGTGGAAATCCAGATTCTGGCCGACAAACACGGCAACGTGATTCACCTTGGCGAGCGGGACTGCTCGATCCAGCGTCGTCACCAGAAACTGGTCGAAGAGGCGCCCTGCCCGGTGCTGAACCCCGACGTCCGCAAAAGGATGGGGGAGTGTGCCGTAGCCGCAGCCAAGGCTGTTAACTACACCAGTGTCGGCACCATGGAATTTCTCCTGGATCAGGATGGCAGCTTCTACTTCATGGAGATGAATACCCGCGTTCAGGTGGAACATCCCGTCACTGAGATGATCACGGGCATCGACATCATCAAAGAGCAGATACGGTCGGCGTATGGGCTTCCTCTGCGTTACAAACAATCGGATGTGAAGATCCACGGTCATGCCATCGAATGCCGGATCAACGCGGAAGATCCCGTGAAATTCACACCCTCTCCCGGCAAGATCGATGGGTATCATACCCCCGGCGGGCTTGGTGTACGGGTGGACAGCGCCGTTTATGACAAGTACACGGTCCTTCCTCACTACGATTCCATGATTGCCAAACTCATCGTCCATGCGGATACGCGTGAAGAAGCCATTAAGCGCATGTCACGGGCCCTGGATGAATATATTATCGAGGGCATTCGTACTTCCATCTCCTTGCATCAACGCATCATGGCGAACAAGGATTTCATGGAAGGCAAGGTTGATACAGGTTTTATGGAACGACTGTTCTTCTAGTAGATGGAAAAAGTCAGGGGTCTTCCTGGCTTTTTCTCTTTGGGGGTAGGTGTTTGGTTTCGTGGCGGCTTCTGCAGACCGGGCCACTATCCGGCTCGCTCAATATGGCTCTGGATGAGTCTCTGTGGGAAGCCGTTCGGTGTGGCCAGTCGCCACCTGTACTGAGGCTCTATCGTTGGCAGCCGCCCACAGTGAGTCTGGGATACGCCCAGAAAACCCATCAGGCCGTCAACTTGTCAGCCTGTGCGGAACTGGGGATTCAGGTCGTGCGGCGCATGACAGGCGGCAGGGCGGTGCTGCATGATCAGGAGGTAACCTATTCGGTCATTTCTCCCGATCGCACGAGTCTTTTTCCGGCGGGACTACTATCCAGCTATCGAATTATCGCTGATATCGTCGGGCAGACCCTTAGGTCTTGCGGACTCGATGTGCAGTTGGCCCCCGGACAGTTTAGCGAAAAAACACCGAGGACAGCACCTGAGAGCGCCTGCTTTACCGCTGTATCTCATTATGAGTTGACCTGTCGGGGGTGTAAAATTGCCGGGAGCGCGCAGAAACGAGGGGACGGTGTTTTTCTCCAGCACGGCTCCATCCCCGTCGATCTCGACCTGGAGATGCTCTATCGGGTGCTGACTCCAGGGGCGGTCGACTGTAAAGGCCAGGGAGTGTCCGCCTACGGCCAGAAGATTGGCTGGGTCAACCGCTGGCTTGATCATCCTGTCACTGTTGATATGCTGGAGCTAAAGCTGATAGAGACCTTTATCCGAAGCCTCGGAATTAGCCTGGTGCCGGATCAGGTAACCGCAGCCGAGTGGACGCTGGCCCAACAGCTGGCCTGCACCCGGTACCTAAACCCGAATTGGACTTTCAAGGATTCACGTCAACCTTGCCAGAGTGGTTGTTGAGCACCTACTAGAAATAGTCCTTGCCGAAAGGAGACCATAATGAAACGTGTGTGGCTGTCTATTTTTGTCCTTCTGGGCGCCTTGGTCCTGTTGGGTATGGGAGGCGGTCCGCAGGGTTCGGTCCCCGAGCCTGACGAAAATCATGCTGTCAGTCTGCTGGATCGCAGCGGCACCAATACGGCGATATCCCAGTTTTCCATGGATGGAAACACCTACTTCGAAGGTTGGTTGGGGGACGGCAAGGTGACAGTGTTCTTCCGGAACGTTAAATCCATCGAATTTGGTGAGATCAGCGGGGAAGATGTCCAGGCCAGCCTGGCCCTGAAATCGGGAGAAACACTCCAGGTTGTCAGCCGCAAAAGGGCCATGTTTTATGGAAAAACCTCTTACGGAAACTACCAGATTCGCGCCAGCGACATCGCTCGCATTAAATTTCAATGAAATGGTTTTGGGTTATTCTGATAGCACTGGCCGTTTTACCAGGGGATGTTTGGGCCGCGCCCTCCCGTTCTCTTGACCTGGCGCAGGCACAACGTCTTGCCATCGAACGCAATCTCGATCTCAAGGCCCAGCAGTTGCAGCACCGGGCCAGCCGCGCCCTGGAGCTGAAAGGGTTCGGCCTATATGATCCCCGGGCCGAGCTGTCCTACACCGAAGGGCAGGGGCAGGAGCCCCTCAACCTGTTCTATACCCCTTCGTTCAGGGGGGCGGAAAGCCGCTACCGGCAGCTGTCCTTTTCCCTATTACAGAAGCTTCCCACGGGTGCCGATGTTGGGCTGATTTATACTTCCCGCCGCCAGGACGACGAGCCGGCGGGCGCCATCAACCCGGCCTTTACCGGCGAGGCAGCTCTGACCCTGCGCCAGCCACTCCTGAAAAACTTCGGGCTGTTGCCTACCGAACAGGCCATTATCTTGGCGGCCAGGGAGCGGGAAACCTCCTTGACGGATCTGCTGCTGAAGGCCTCTCACCTGGTAGCCCAGGTTCGGGATACATATTTCCAGGCCCTGGGGGTACGCGAAACCCTGCACACGCGCGAAACCTCTGTCGCGCTGGCCCGCCGAATTCTGGCCGAGAATAAGGCCCGTGTTGAGGCCGAAGTTCTGCCGCAACATGAAATTCTTGAAGCCGAGGTTGGCCTCAATGTGCGTGAAAGAGAACTGCTGGAGGCACAACAGGCCTATCGCGATGCCCTGGATGAACTGGCGGTTCTGGTAGCAGCTGATGCTTCTCCCGAATTGGCGGAAACACCTCTGTCGGTCCCTGCCTTGGCCGTTGATGAAGAGGAGGGATATCGGCAGGCCTTGCGCCGGCGCCCGGAAATACAACGCCACCTTCGGCAACTTGAGAAGCTTGAATTGGAACATACCCTGGCCAAAAATCAGCAACTTCCCGCTGTCGACCTGGTGGCCAGCTACGGATACAAAAGCCTGGGAGATAGTTTCGCTGACAGCCACGATGAGATGGCCTCGGGAGATTTCGAAAACTGGGAAGTGGGCTTGGCGCTTTCTTATCCTCTCGGCAATCGCGCCGCCCGCTACGAAGCTCACCGAAGCGCTCTGCTGCGTAAAAGCCAGGCAGCTCTGCTTGCCCAAAAGAAGCAGGAAGTTCGCCGTGAGATTCGTCAAGCTGCTCGCACCCTGGAGGTCAGTCGGAAAAAAATTGAGGTCACCGAACTCGGCAAGGCTCTGGCCGAGGAAAAGCTGAGTATCCTGCTCAAACGCCAGGAAGTTGGGCTGGCCACCACCCGTGACGTTCTGGAAGGAGAAGAAGACCTTTCGCTGGCCCATACCGAGCACACCCTTGCCCTGGTCGACTACAACCAAAGCGTGACAGAGTACCTGCGGGTTACCGGGATGCTCCTCGAAAGTCAGGGCATCTACGTATCGGCCGTAGAGGATCCTCTCGCCCCTGCGCCTGTTTTGCGAATGCAACCATGACAGTATTGAATATCGGCCATATCCACTATATTAACTGCGTCCCGTTTTTTCACTTTTTGCCCGCAACGCTGGAAGGCCATGCCGTCCGCATCGTGCAAGGTGTCCCCTCCCGTCTCAATGCCATGCTTCACGATGGCGATATCGACGTCAGCCCCTCCTCTTCGTTCGAATATGCCCGCAACTGGCGTCAGTACCTCCTTTTGCCGGAACATTCCATCAGCTGCTTCGGCGATGTCCAAAGTGTCCTGCTTTTTTCCACCAGAGATCTGGAAGACCTGAAAGAGGAGGTGTTTTACCTGACAGGAGAATCCGCCACCTCGATCAATCTCCTTCAGGTTCTCCTGCGAGAATACCTGGGGTGCGAAAATTTCCGCAGCACCGTGCCTGATCGCCCCGTTGAAGAGCTGATCGCCGAGGGAAAGACCGCGCTCCTGATCGGCGACCGGGCGTTGCGGGCTGCCCGCAACCGTATCGAAGGGCAGCAGATCTACGATCTGGGTGGCTTGTGGAAGCGTTTCACCGGATTGCCGTTTGTTTTCGCGCTGTGGATTTTGCGTCGCGACGCGGCAGAAAAAAAGGGGGAAGCCCTGCGCGCCCTCCGGCGCCAACTGGCGCAATCTCGCGAGCAGGCCATGGAAAACCTAGGTGAGGTGGCGGCGGAAACCCCCGAAAAAGAGTGGATGGGGGAAGAGGGGCTGGTGGACTACTGGCAGTGCATGTCCTATGATCTAGGCGAAGAGCACCTTCGTGGCGTGCGGCACTTTTTCCATCTCTGCGCCAAATATGGTCTGCTCCCTGAAGAGCCCGAAATCCATTTTTTTGCCTAGGTGATATTACCTCTGCCTGTCCTCGTAGTCCTGCAAGATCTTGGCGTGATCGAAGCACAAAGGCTGAGGAAGATTATCCCAATCAAACCAGTGTGCTTCGGCGGCATCGTCGCCGCTGGCCAGCCAGCCCTCTTCCCTGGCCGAAAAGACAAAAGAGATGGTGTGCTGACGCGGATCCCGCGCGGGATCCGAATAGGCGCCGAACTGGGTTAACTCAGACAGGTTTAGCCCCGTTTCTTCCTGGGCCTCCCGCACCGCCGCTTCTTCCAGTGTTTCGCCATAATCGACAAATCCCCCCGGCAACGCCCAACCCAGTGGCGGGTTTTCGCGTTTGATCAGGACGATCGCGTTGCCACGGCGAATAATGATATCCACGGTGGGAACAGGGTTGCGATAGACGGTGACGGCCTCCCCGCACCGGGGACAATTGAGCGTTTTGTTATTCACACGGTCTCCTTTTAAAGTTGATCAATGCCCGCAACATACCATGTTTTCGGTTGACACTTCCCGGTCAAATTGATTAGTTTTAGCGCTGCATTGCCCGGGTGGCGGAACTGGCAGACGCAAGGGACTTAAAATCCCTCGGCCTTATGGCTGTACGGGTTCGATTCCCGTCCCGGGCACCAATTAGGAATCCAATACAAGTTAGGTAAGTCCAGGAGGCCCGCTAAAATAGCGGGTCTTTCTGTTTTTATCGTCCAGTAATATCTGTTGTTGTCCATTGACATACCCCGTTCTTGGGGGTATATGTTGGGGTACGTAGTCCCTATTGCTGTTTTGCCTACCCCCAAAGGAGGCTGTTATGGCGAAGCAAGTAACCCCGCTTAGTGATACCCAGGTCAGGCAGGCCAAGGCTTCTGAAAAACCAACCAAGCTGTTTGACGGCGGTGGACTCTTCCTTCTTATCACTCCCCCGGCCAAAAATACAAAGGCCAAACCCTCCAAAATATGGCGTTTTAAGTATCGGTTTAACGGCAAGGAAAAACAAATTTCCTTTGGTGCTTACCCTGACTTGTCCCTTGCAGATGCCAGAGAAAAAAGAGCTTGGGCTAGAGGGCTTGTTGCTGCCGGAGTAGACCCTTCCCTGGCTAAAAAAAGTGAAAGAGAAGAGGCTGCGGCCCGCCAAGCTAACACCTTTAAGCGATTAGCCGAAGAGTGGTATAGCAAGCAAAGTACCTTGGCTGAAAAGACAAGGTTAATGCTTTGGCGGAGGTTAGAAGTCGATGTTTTCCCTGTTATAGGGAATACCCCAAACGCAGAACTTACCCCTAAAATGGTCCTTGATGGCGTGTTGAGGCCAATTGAAAAAAGAGAGGCGGTTGAGCTTGCTCACAGAACAAAGAGTCTGGTCTCCCGTATTCTTCGTTATGGGGTTGCTTGTGGCTATGTTGAAAGGGATGTGACCGCCGATCTGCGCGGAGCGCTGCAACCGTTTAAACGGAAGCATCTCCCTGCGATTACGGACCCCAAAAAGGTAGGGGGCTTGCTCCGAGCCCTAGAAGGCTTCGATGGTTCTGCAATTGTAAGGACCGCCTTGCTTCTTCATCCTTTGGTGGCAGCACGTCCAGGCGAATTGCGGCACATGGAGTGGAGTGAGATAGATTTTGATGAGGGAACTTGGAATGTCCCCTCTGGCAAGATGAAGATGAAAACTCCCCATCTTGTCCCGTTATCAAAGCAGGCCATAGAGCTTCTTCGAGAGATTCAACCGCTCACAGGGTCGGGCAGATATGTCTTTCACTCTGTCCGTTCAGTGGCGCGACCGATCAGCGATAATACTTTGAATGCCGCGATGCGAAGATTGGGTTTTGAGAAGGACGAAATGACCTCACATGGCTGGCGTGCTGTGTTCCGTACCCTGGCCGCCGAATGTCTGCATGAACGCATCGACTTGATCGAAATGCAGCTGGCGCACCGTGTTGCTGACGCTCTGGGTCGGGCCTATAACCGAACCACGTTTTTGCCCGAGAGACGCACTTTGATGCAACGGTGGGCCGACTACCTGGACTCTTTGAAGCAAAGCACCGAGAACGTGATTCCGTTCGCGAGAAGGGGATGATTTGAGCTTATAAGCGGCCCGGGCGGGCAGAATCTTGAAGGGACGCCGGAGGGGGGCGACTATGATGTTATTGGAAGAGCTCATAAATGCGATCATAAAAGGGTTGCCAGAGGGGGCGACCATAAGGCCGTTGGAAGAGCTGATCAGGGCGATGATCTGCCAACCCGCCAGGAAAGAAATTACTGAAGATGAGTGGCTATTTCTCGCGAACCTCCTAGACAGCATTTCTAGGAAAAAGGGTCGCCCAGCCGGTCTGAAAAAGGAAAGAGCAGACTTCGAGAGGGATGTATTTGAGCAAGTTGTGAAGCTATGCAATGAGCAGAAAGTCTCGAAGAATGCGGCGATGGAGGAACTCGCATGGCCGAATCCAGACACGTCCTTCGAATTTGACTATGAGGCAATAAAGAAAATCGTAAGTAGAGTGAAAAAACGAGACAAGGAATGGGGAATTTCAATCGAATCAGAACGAAAAAGGTTACGTAATAGCCTGGAAAACAGGCTGGAAGAAATCTTTGAAGAGCAACAAGGGAATTCCAGTGCCGTTTGCCCTTACTGTGGAAGCGGCTTGAAAGAGGGTACGGAAAATACCTGATTTTCCGTACACTGACAAGCCATTACAAAAAGACTAGCGTGGCCTCCAAAAAACAAAGGAGGTTACACTATGTCAAACCCTCTCCCCGAGTCCGGCTACGTCCGGCTCCCCCAGATCATCGGCAAGCCCAAAGCAGATCCACCCGTTCCCCCCATCATCCCCGTGAGCAGGTCGGCCTGGTGGGCCGGCGTCAAGTCTGGCCGCTATCCGAAACCCGTTAAGCTCGGACCTCGCACGACGGTCTGGAAGGTCAGCGACATTCGCGAGCTGATTGAGAAAGCCGGAAACTGAGGGGGGCGCCAATGACAACGACACAGGCCAACCCCAACGATCAAGCTGCATCGGCATTCTTCGAAAATTGCAGGCGGCTGCTGGAGTTCGACGACCTCAAAGCCCAGGTACAGCTGCTTGAGGTTGCCCTTGCCGACACAGAAAGGCTGTGGCGCGAGGAGCGGTCCGCTAGACGTGAAGCCGAGCGTCGGCTTGCTGTGAAGGAGGCGTAGATGAATGGGGGCTGGATCAAGTTCTATCGCGCACTCTTGAGCGATCCGGTATGGACGACGGCGACTGCGGACCAGAAGGCCGTATTGGTTGCCATTCTCCTGTCGGCAAGCCATGAGTCCCGGCAATGGGCCTGGGAGGGGCGGAAGTTCGAGATCCAGCCGGGCCAGTTCGTGACCTCACTTTCTTCCCTGGCGAGCAAAGCCGGCGTCTCCGTCAAGTCTGTCAGGTCAGCAATCGCACGTTTTGAAAAATTGAATTTTCTGGCAAACAAGTCGGCAAAGACGGGTCGCATTATTTCTGTAATAAACTGGCGTAGTTACCAAGGTAGTGCCGAGGAACCAGGCAACGAGGTCGGCAACGACCAGGCAAAGACCGGGCAACTATCAAGAAGTAAAGAAGGTAAGAAGGAAAAGAATATCCTTCCCGACGCCCTCCGGTTGTCGGGTCGCCTGGCGGAACTGATCTTTGCCAACAATCCGAACAACAAGCTTCTCGGGCCTGAGCGGAAAGAG from Desulfuromonas sp. KJ2020 encodes the following:
- a CDS encoding menaquinone biosynthetic enzyme MqnA/MqnD family protein produces the protein MTVLNIGHIHYINCVPFFHFLPATLEGHAVRIVQGVPSRLNAMLHDGDIDVSPSSSFEYARNWRQYLLLPEHSISCFGDVQSVLLFSTRDLEDLKEEVFYLTGESATSINLLQVLLREYLGCENFRSTVPDRPVEELIAEGKTALLIGDRALRAARNRIEGQQIYDLGGLWKRFTGLPFVFALWILRRDAAEKKGEALRALRRQLAQSREQAMENLGEVAAETPEKEWMGEEGLVDYWQCMSYDLGEEHLRGVRHFFHLCAKYGLLPEEPEIHFFA
- a CDS encoding NUDIX domain-containing protein, which gives rise to MNNKTLNCPRCGEAVTVYRNPVPTVDIIIRRGNAIVLIKRENPPLGWALPGGFVDYGETLEEAAVREAQEETGLNLSELTQFGAYSDPARDPRQHTISFVFSAREEGWLASGDDAAEAHWFDWDNLPQPLCFDHAKILQDYEDRQR
- a CDS encoding integrase arm-type DNA-binding domain-containing protein — its product is MAKQVTPLSDTQVRQAKASEKPTKLFDGGGLFLLITPPAKNTKAKPSKIWRFKYRFNGKEKQISFGAYPDLSLADAREKRAWARGLVAAGVDPSLAKKSEREEAAARQANTFKRLAEEWYSKQSTLAEKTRLMLWRRLEVDVFPVIGNTPNAELTPKMVLDGVLRPIEKREAVELAHRTKSLVSRILRYGVACGYVERDVTADLRGALQPFKRKHLPAITDPKKVGGLLRALEGFDGSAIVRTALLLHPLVAARPGELRHMEWSEIDFDEGTWNVPSGKMKMKTPHLVPLSKQAIELLREIQPLTGSGRYVFHSVRSVARPISDNTLNAAMRRLGFEKDEMTSHGWRAVFRTLAAECLHERIDLIEMQLAHRVADALGRAYNRTTFLPERRTLMQRWADYLDSLKQSTENVIPFARRG
- a CDS encoding AlpA family transcriptional regulator — translated: MSNPLPESGYVRLPQIIGKPKADPPVPPIIPVSRSAWWAGVKSGRYPKPVKLGPRTTVWKVSDIRELIEKAGN